From a region of the Brockia lithotrophica genome:
- the rpsK gene encoding 30S ribosomal protein S11, producing the protein MATKKRTTTRVKRRERKNVLKGIAHINSTFNNTIVTITDPQGNTIAWASGGTAGFKGTRKGTPFAAQLAAEQAARAAIEHGMREVEVRVKGPGSGREAAIRTLQAAGLEVTVIRDVTPIPHNGCRPPKRRRV; encoded by the coding sequence TTGGCGACGAAGAAGCGCACGACGACGCGCGTGAAGCGCCGCGAGCGGAAAAACGTTCTCAAGGGAATCGCCCACATCAACTCCACGTTCAACAACACGATCGTCACGATCACGGATCCGCAGGGCAACACGATCGCTTGGGCGAGCGGGGGTACGGCAGGGTTTAAGGGAACGCGAAAGGGAACGCCCTTTGCCGCACAGCTGGCCGCAGAACAGGCGGCGCGCGCGGCGATCGAGCACGGGATGCGCGAGGTGGAGGTTCGCGTCAAGGGGCCCGGATCTGGACGCGAGGCGGCAATCCGTACGCTCCAGGCAGCCGGCCTCGAGGTTACCGTAATTCGCGACGTCACCCCGATCCCCCACAACGGTTGTCGTCCCCCCAAGCGGCGTCGGGTGTAA
- the rpmJ gene encoding 50S ribosomal protein L36: protein MKVRPSVKPMCEKCKVIRRHGKVMVICSNPKHKQRQG, encoded by the coding sequence GTGAAAGTCCGACCCTCGGTAAAGCCGATGTGTGAGAAGTGTAAGGTCATCCGCCGCCACGGGAAGGTCATGGTGATCTGTTCTAACCCCAAACACAAGCAGCGGCAAGGTTGA
- the rpsM gene encoding 30S ribosomal protein S13, with protein MARIAGVDIPRDKRVVISLTYIYGIGRSLSEKILKETGVDPNKRVRDLTEDEIGRIRTYIERNLKVEGDLRREVAMNIRRLIEIGSYRGSRHRRNLPVRGQRTRTNARTRKGPRRTVAGKKKATKK; from the coding sequence ATGGCGCGAATTGCCGGGGTCGACATCCCCCGCGACAAGCGGGTTGTCATCTCGCTTACGTACATCTACGGGATCGGGCGTTCGCTCAGCGAGAAAATCCTGAAGGAGACGGGCGTAGATCCGAACAAGCGCGTGCGCGATCTCACGGAAGACGAAATCGGAAGGATCCGCACGTACATCGAGCGGAACCTCAAGGTCGAAGGGGACCTGCGCCGTGAAGTGGCGATGAACATTCGCCGCCTGATCGAAATCGGAAGCTACCGGGGCAGCCGCCACCGCCGCAACCTCCCCGTTCGCGGCCAACGTACGCGCACGAACGCACGTACGCGAAAGGGACCGCGGCGGACGGTCGCCGGGAAGAAGAAGGCTACGAAGAAGTAA
- a CDS encoding adenylate kinase, whose product MRALLMGLPGAGKGTQAERIVKRYGVPHIATGDMFRRAVELGTPLGLEAKRYMDQGLLVPDEVTIGIVRERLLEPDAARGFLLDGFPRTIPQAEALEALLAELGRPLEAVLYIAVPRDDLVERLTGRRICPKCGAIYHVKFRPPRVEGICDICGTPLKQRDDDREEVVVKRLEVNAAQLEPLLAFYREKGLLYEVDGTPPVDEVTQAIFEILDRVKGTR is encoded by the coding sequence ATGCGCGCCCTCCTAATGGGCTTGCCCGGGGCAGGCAAGGGGACGCAGGCAGAACGTATCGTGAAGCGGTACGGCGTCCCGCACATCGCCACCGGGGACATGTTCCGTCGGGCGGTAGAGCTCGGCACCCCGCTCGGCCTTGAGGCAAAGCGCTATATGGATCAGGGGCTCCTCGTGCCCGACGAGGTGACGATCGGGATCGTGCGCGAACGGCTTCTCGAACCGGATGCCGCCCGGGGGTTTCTCCTCGACGGGTTTCCCCGTACGATTCCCCAGGCGGAAGCTTTGGAAGCCCTCCTCGCCGAACTCGGTCGTCCACTGGAGGCGGTCCTCTACATTGCCGTGCCGCGAGACGACCTCGTGGAGCGGCTTACCGGAAGGCGGATCTGTCCGAAGTGCGGTGCGATCTACCACGTAAAGTTCCGCCCGCCGCGCGTTGAGGGAATCTGCGACATTTGCGGTACCCCCCTCAAGCAACGCGACGACGACCGAGAGGAAGTCGTCGTAAAACGCCTCGAAGTGAATGCCGCCCAACTCGAGCCTTTGCTTGCGTTCTACCGCGAGAAGGGGCTCTTGTACGAGGTGGACGGGACCCCGCCGGTTGACGAGGTTACGCAGGCGATCTTTGAGATCCTCGATCGGGTGAAGGGAACGCGATGA
- the map gene encoding type I methionyl aminopeptidase: MIHLYTAEEIRKIREAGRIVAHVHKVLSELIAPGITTRELDQVAEREIRSLGALPSFLGYNGYPASICTSINEEVVHGIPSERVLREGDILSIDVGAYYDGFHGDGAWTYAVGRVSPEDQKLLDVAREALFRGIEAARPGNHLSDISHAIQTYVEAHGFSVVRAYVGHGVGRNLHEEPPVPNFGPPGRGPKLRPGMVLAIEPMVNAGTFEVRTLDDGWTVVTADGRRSAHFEHTVAITEEGPIILTRLD; this comes from the coding sequence ATGATCCACCTGTACACGGCGGAGGAGATCCGCAAAATTCGCGAGGCGGGACGCATCGTGGCCCACGTGCACAAGGTCCTTTCGGAACTCATCGCACCGGGGATCACGACGCGGGAGCTCGACCAGGTGGCCGAGCGCGAAATCCGAAGCCTCGGAGCTCTCCCTTCCTTTCTCGGATACAACGGCTATCCCGCGAGCATTTGCACCTCGATCAACGAAGAAGTCGTCCACGGGATTCCCTCGGAACGCGTCTTGCGCGAAGGCGACATCTTGAGCATCGATGTAGGGGCGTATTACGACGGCTTCCACGGCGACGGCGCGTGGACGTACGCCGTGGGCCGGGTATCCCCCGAAGATCAGAAGCTCCTCGACGTCGCCCGCGAAGCTCTGTTTCGGGGGATCGAAGCGGCCCGACCGGGAAATCACCTCTCCGACATCTCGCACGCCATTCAGACGTACGTAGAAGCCCACGGGTTTTCCGTGGTTCGGGCGTATGTGGGACACGGGGTAGGTCGCAACCTGCACGAAGAGCCCCCGGTGCCCAATTTCGGGCCGCCGGGTCGAGGGCCGAAGCTTCGGCCGGGAATGGTGCTCGCCATCGAGCCGATGGTGAACGCGGGGACTTTCGAGGTGCGTACGCTGGACGACGGATGGACCGTGGTGACGGCGGACGGGCGACGTTCCGCCCACTTCGAGCACACCGTGGCCATTACGGAGGAAGGGCCGATCATCCTCACCCGGCTGGACTGA
- the infA gene encoding translation initiation factor IF-1 produces the protein MEGTVVEALPNAMFRVQLINGHTVLAHASGKIRMHYIRILPGDRVTVELSPYDLTRGRITYRHK, from the coding sequence ATGGAAGGGACCGTCGTCGAAGCTTTGCCCAACGCGATGTTTCGCGTACAATTGATCAACGGGCACACGGTCCTCGCCCACGCCTCCGGGAAGATCCGCATGCACTACATCCGGATTCTTCCTGGGGACCGCGTGACGGTCGAACTTTCCCCGTACGACCTCACGCGCGGTCGGATCACTTACCGCCACAAGTGA